The following proteins are co-located in the Streptosporangium brasiliense genome:
- the dnaJ gene encoding molecular chaperone DnaJ: protein MAKSDYYGTLGVRRDASAEEIKKAYRRLARELHPDVNPDPETQERFKDITQAYEVLSDPNKRQMYDMGADPFSSGAGAGPGGFGAGFPFSDIMDAFFGAAGGGGTRGPRSRARRGRNATIRVELDLRESAFGTTRELVVDTAVLCEVCTGSGAASGTHPDTCDMCHGRGEVSQVTRSFLGQVMTSRPCPQCGGFGSIIRNPCQECSGDGRVRTRRTIKVRIPAGVEDGTHIQLAGEGEIGPGGGPPGDLFLEIVERSHEIFERRGDDLHCTVQIPMTAAALGTVLTMETLDGAEELDIRPGTQSGQTIPLYGRGVQRLNENGRGDLLIHVNVETPARLDPAQEELMRELAKLRGEERPPGKFAPGQQGFFSRLRDAFNGR, encoded by the coding sequence GTGGCTAAGAGCGACTACTACGGCACCCTCGGGGTGCGCCGTGACGCCAGTGCGGAAGAGATCAAGAAGGCGTATCGTCGCCTGGCGCGGGAGCTGCATCCCGATGTGAACCCCGATCCTGAGACCCAGGAGCGGTTCAAGGACATCACCCAGGCCTACGAGGTCCTGTCCGACCCCAACAAGCGCCAGATGTACGACATGGGCGCCGATCCGTTCTCCTCCGGCGCCGGTGCGGGCCCGGGCGGCTTCGGGGCGGGCTTCCCCTTCAGCGACATCATGGACGCCTTCTTCGGCGCGGCCGGCGGCGGCGGCACCCGCGGACCCAGGTCGCGTGCCCGCCGGGGCCGCAACGCCACCATCCGGGTGGAGCTCGACCTGCGTGAGTCGGCCTTCGGCACCACCCGCGAGCTGGTCGTCGACACCGCCGTGCTCTGCGAGGTCTGCACGGGCTCCGGCGCCGCGTCCGGCACCCACCCCGACACCTGCGACATGTGCCACGGCCGGGGCGAGGTCTCCCAGGTCACCCGGTCCTTCCTCGGCCAGGTCATGACCTCCCGCCCCTGTCCCCAGTGCGGCGGGTTCGGTTCGATCATCCGCAACCCCTGCCAGGAGTGCTCCGGCGACGGCCGGGTCCGCACCCGGCGGACCATCAAGGTCCGCATCCCGGCCGGCGTCGAGGACGGCACCCACATCCAGCTCGCCGGCGAGGGCGAGATCGGCCCGGGCGGCGGCCCGCCCGGCGACCTGTTCCTGGAGATCGTCGAGCGCTCGCACGAGATCTTCGAGCGCCGCGGCGACGACCTGCACTGCACCGTGCAGATCCCGATGACCGCGGCCGCGCTGGGCACCGTCCTGACCATGGAGACGCTCGACGGCGCCGAGGAGCTCGACATCCGGCCGGGCACCCAGTCCGGCCAGACCATCCCGCTCTACGGCCGCGGCGTCCAGCGCCTCAACGAGAACGGCCGTGGCGACCTGCTGATCCACGTCAACGTGGAGACCCCGGCCCGCCTCGACCCGGCCCAGGAGGAGCTCATGCGCGAGCTCGCCAAGCTCCGCGGCGAGGAGCGCCCGCCCGGCAAGTTCGCCCCCGGCCAGCAGGGGTTCTTCTCCAGGCTGCGGGACGCCTTCAATGGCCGCTGA
- a CDS encoding 16S rRNA (uracil(1498)-N(3))-methyltransferase, translated as MTAPVFLAEPADLARAEFTFGGPEGRHAAAVRRLRAGERLDLTDGAGTVAECVVREAGKDSLRVEVLRRYDVPAPRPRLVVVQGLPKGDRGELAVEMMTEAGVDVIVPWSAARCVTQWKGERAVKSLNRWRSTAREAGKQSRRFHLPEVTEPATTAKVAALLSAAALGVVLHEEAASPLSSLELPGAGDIVVVVGPEGGVGPEEIDAFRAVGAVAALLGPTVLRTSTAGVAAAAVLQTRTGRW; from the coding sequence ATGACGGCCCCGGTCTTCCTGGCCGAACCGGCCGACCTGGCCCGGGCGGAGTTCACCTTCGGCGGCCCCGAGGGGCGCCACGCGGCGGCCGTACGCCGGCTGCGGGCCGGGGAGCGGCTCGACCTGACCGACGGCGCGGGCACCGTCGCCGAGTGCGTGGTCCGGGAGGCGGGCAAGGACTCCCTCCGTGTCGAGGTGCTGCGCCGCTACGACGTGCCGGCCCCGCGCCCCCGCCTGGTCGTGGTGCAGGGACTGCCCAAGGGCGACCGGGGCGAGCTGGCCGTGGAGATGATGACCGAGGCCGGGGTCGACGTGATCGTGCCCTGGTCCGCGGCCCGGTGCGTCACCCAGTGGAAGGGCGAGCGGGCCGTCAAGTCGCTGAACCGCTGGCGCTCCACGGCGAGGGAGGCGGGCAAGCAGTCCCGCCGCTTCCACCTGCCCGAGGTGACCGAGCCCGCCACCACCGCCAAGGTCGCCGCGCTGCTGTCGGCGGCCGCCCTGGGCGTCGTGCTGCACGAGGAGGCGGCCTCCCCGCTGTCGTCCCTGGAGCTCCCCGGCGCCGGTGACATCGTCGTGGTGGTCGGCCCCGAGGGCGGCGTCGGCCCGGAGGAGATCGACGCCTTCCGCGCGGTGGGGGCCGTGGCGGCGCTGCTCGGGCCGACGGTGCTGCGCACCTCGACGGCCGGGGTCGCCGCCGCGGCGGTGCTCCAGACGCGCACCGGCCGCTGGTGA
- a CDS encoding SigE family RNA polymerase sigma factor yields the protein MAVTALYSAHYRSLVRLAVLLVRDMATAEEVVQDAFVAIHGAWRRLRDTDKALAYLRQSVVNRSRSVLRHRAVVEKYAPKGMPDAPSAENGAIGEFERSAVIEALRGLPARQREALVLRYYGDLSEAQIAHAMGISKGAVKSHTARGMAALRTTLEQLS from the coding sequence ATGGCCGTTACCGCGCTCTACAGCGCGCACTATCGGTCGCTCGTGCGCCTCGCCGTGCTGCTCGTCCGCGACATGGCAACCGCGGAGGAAGTCGTGCAGGACGCCTTCGTCGCCATCCATGGCGCCTGGCGGCGGCTGCGCGACACCGACAAGGCACTCGCCTACCTGCGCCAATCGGTCGTCAACCGATCGCGCTCGGTGCTTCGGCACCGGGCGGTCGTGGAGAAGTACGCTCCCAAGGGCATGCCCGACGCGCCGAGCGCCGAGAACGGCGCGATCGGCGAGTTCGAGCGGTCCGCCGTCATCGAGGCACTCCGCGGCCTGCCCGCGCGCCAGCGGGAGGCACTGGTTCTGCGCTATTACGGAGACCTGTCAGAAGCGCAGATCGCCCATGCCATGGGCATCAGCAAGGGCGCGGTCAAGAGCCACACGGCTCGCGGCATGGCCGCCCTACGGACCACACTGGAGCAACTGTCATGA
- a CDS encoding histidine triad nucleotide-binding protein — MSEADCLFCKIVAGEIPAKIVHETDRTLAFRDVNPQAPTHVLVVPKDHYPDAAALAAADDGLADDVLKAAHAVAEQEGVAASGYRLVFNTGAEAGQTVPHVHGHVLGGRGLTWPPG, encoded by the coding sequence GTGAGCGAAGCCGACTGCCTGTTCTGCAAGATCGTCGCCGGGGAGATCCCCGCGAAGATCGTCCATGAGACCGACCGCACGCTGGCCTTCCGGGACGTCAACCCGCAGGCCCCCACCCACGTGCTAGTGGTCCCCAAGGACCACTACCCGGACGCGGCCGCGCTGGCCGCGGCCGACGACGGGCTCGCCGACGACGTGCTCAAGGCGGCGCACGCCGTCGCCGAGCAGGAGGGCGTCGCGGCCTCGGGATACCGCCTGGTCTTCAACACCGGCGCCGAGGCCGGCCAGACCGTCCCCCACGTGCACGGACACGTGCTCGGCGGACGCGGCCTGACCTGGCCGCCCGGGTAA
- a CDS encoding PhoH family protein, whose translation MSETNDSSRTSPPRSKGPSRTQAKVVIPDDHSMVSLLGSRDELLRVIEGAFRADIHVRGNEITITGSPEESSVVVRLFEELSELVQGGAELTTDAVERSIAMLRMSSDRPAEVLSLDIISSRGRTIRPKTVNQKRYVDAIDRHTVVFGIGPAGTGKTYLAMAKAVRALQEKKVNRIILTRPAVEAGERLGFLPGTLYEKIDPYLRPLYDALHDMLDPESIPRLMAAGTIEVAPLAYMRGRTLNDAFIILDEAQNTSPEQMKMFLTRLGFNSKIVVTGDVTQVDLPNGTLSGLRVVQEILDGIADIHFSRLTSVDVVRHKLVSDIVDAYGRYDETQRQNAPQAIKGMVKRPRERR comes from the coding sequence ATGTCCGAGACAAACGATTCCAGCAGAACATCCCCGCCGCGATCGAAGGGTCCCAGCCGGACCCAGGCGAAGGTGGTGATTCCGGATGATCATTCGATGGTCAGCCTGCTGGGCTCGCGCGACGAGCTGTTGCGGGTCATCGAGGGCGCCTTCCGCGCCGACATCCACGTCCGGGGCAACGAGATAACCATCACCGGCAGCCCGGAGGAGAGCAGCGTCGTGGTGCGCCTGTTCGAAGAGCTGTCCGAGCTCGTCCAGGGAGGCGCCGAGCTGACGACGGACGCGGTGGAGCGCAGCATCGCGATGCTGCGCATGAGCTCCGACCGTCCGGCCGAGGTGCTCTCCCTCGACATCATCTCCTCGCGGGGCCGGACCATCCGCCCGAAGACGGTCAACCAGAAGCGCTACGTCGACGCGATCGACAGGCACACCGTCGTCTTCGGCATCGGCCCCGCCGGCACCGGCAAGACCTATCTCGCGATGGCCAAGGCCGTGCGGGCCCTTCAGGAGAAGAAGGTCAACCGGATCATCCTCACCCGCCCCGCGGTCGAGGCCGGCGAGCGGCTGGGCTTCCTGCCCGGCACGCTCTACGAGAAGATCGATCCCTACCTGCGCCCCCTCTACGACGCGCTGCACGACATGCTCGACCCCGAGTCGATCCCCCGGCTGATGGCCGCGGGCACGATCGAGGTCGCTCCCCTCGCCTACATGCGCGGCCGCACGCTCAACGACGCCTTCATCATCCTGGACGAGGCGCAGAACACCTCGCCCGAGCAGATGAAGATGTTCCTGACGCGGCTGGGCTTCAACTCGAAGATCGTCGTCACCGGTGACGTCACCCAGGTCGACCTGCCGAACGGCACCCTGAGCGGTCTGAGGGTGGTGCAGGAGATCCTCGACGGCATCGCCGACATCCACTTCAGCCGCCTGACCAGTGTCGACGTGGTGCGGCACAAGCTCGTCAGCGACATCGTGGACGCCTACGGGCGCTATGACGAGACGCAGCGGCAGAACGCGCCTCAGGCGATCAAGGGCATGGTCAAGCGCCCGCGGGAGAGAAGATGA
- the ybeY gene encoding rRNA maturation RNase YbeY has product MSIEVNNESGVEVDEGLIVSLAGHVLERMDINPLAELSILIVDEEAMAVLHEQWMGEPGPTDVLSFPMDELRPGPGSGARQEGDAPTDPALLGDVVLCPQVAAKQAAEAGHSTEAELELLCAHGILHLLGYDHAEPEEHKEMFGLQGELLESWREVRPQR; this is encoded by the coding sequence GTGAGCATCGAGGTCAACAACGAATCCGGCGTCGAGGTCGACGAAGGACTCATCGTCTCGCTGGCCGGCCATGTGCTGGAGCGGATGGACATCAACCCGCTCGCCGAGCTGTCCATCCTGATCGTGGACGAAGAGGCCATGGCGGTGCTGCACGAGCAGTGGATGGGGGAGCCGGGCCCGACGGACGTGCTCTCCTTCCCGATGGACGAGCTCCGTCCCGGTCCGGGCTCCGGAGCCCGGCAGGAGGGCGACGCCCCCACCGACCCGGCGCTCCTGGGCGACGTGGTGCTCTGCCCGCAGGTGGCCGCCAAGCAGGCGGCCGAGGCCGGGCACAGCACCGAGGCGGAGCTGGAGCTGCTGTGCGCGCACGGCATCCTCCACCTGCTCGGCTATGACCATGCCGAGCCCGAGGAGCACAAGGAGATGTTCGGCCTGCAGGGCGAGCTCCTGGAGTCGTGGCGGGAGGTGCGCCCCCAGCGGTGA
- a CDS encoding hemolysin family protein: MNLANGWLFSAVVLVVVGGLIASAETALARISRVRAEEFARDGRRGAARLQAIVADPPRYLNLLLLLRLSCELIATVIATLLFIDWLGDQGWAYAAAAAVMIVISYVIVGVSPRTLGRQHAEPIALASAPLVYGLTRIFGPLPKLLILLGNAVTPGKGFREGPFTSEAELRDLVDLAEERRVIEPDEREMIHSVFELGDTLVREVMVPRTDMVFIERGKTLNQALSLALRSGFSRIPVVGENEDDVIGIAYLKDIVRRVQETGDDGRAEQVETIMRPATYVPESKPIDQLLREMQARQIHQAIVIDEYGGTAGLVTIEDVLEEIVGEITDEYDQEAPRVEPLDDGSVRVTARLPVGDLADLFDIELEVDDVETVGGLLAHALGRVPIAGSEAVVEGLSLTAESLAGRRNRIGTVVVRRTAPAEPDSVGASAEHD; this comes from the coding sequence GTGAACCTCGCCAACGGGTGGTTGTTCTCGGCCGTCGTCCTGGTCGTGGTCGGTGGCCTGATAGCCAGTGCGGAGACTGCTCTGGCCCGCATCTCACGGGTGCGGGCGGAGGAGTTCGCCCGTGACGGCCGTCGGGGCGCCGCGCGCCTGCAGGCGATCGTCGCCGATCCGCCGCGCTACCTCAATCTGCTGCTCCTGCTCCGGCTGAGCTGCGAGCTGATCGCCACGGTGATCGCGACGCTGCTGTTCATCGACTGGCTCGGCGACCAGGGCTGGGCCTACGCCGCCGCCGCGGCGGTCATGATCGTGATCAGTTATGTGATCGTCGGCGTGTCCCCGCGCACGCTGGGCCGCCAGCACGCCGAGCCGATCGCGCTCGCCAGCGCCCCCCTCGTGTACGGCCTGACCCGGATCTTCGGACCGCTCCCCAAGCTGCTCATCCTGCTGGGCAACGCCGTGACGCCCGGCAAGGGCTTCAGGGAGGGGCCCTTCACCTCCGAGGCCGAGCTGCGCGACCTGGTCGACCTGGCGGAGGAGCGCAGGGTCATCGAGCCGGACGAGCGGGAGATGATCCACTCGGTCTTCGAGCTCGGAGACACCCTGGTCCGCGAGGTCATGGTGCCCCGCACCGACATGGTGTTCATCGAGCGCGGCAAGACGCTGAACCAGGCCCTGTCGCTCGCCCTGCGCAGCGGGTTCTCCCGGATCCCGGTGGTCGGCGAGAACGAGGACGACGTCATCGGCATCGCCTACCTCAAGGACATCGTCCGCCGGGTGCAGGAGACCGGCGACGACGGCCGTGCCGAGCAGGTCGAGACGATCATGCGTCCGGCCACCTACGTGCCGGAGAGCAAGCCCATCGACCAGCTCCTCCGCGAGATGCAGGCCCGCCAGATCCACCAGGCCATCGTCATCGACGAGTACGGCGGGACGGCGGGTCTGGTCACCATCGAGGACGTCCTCGAGGAGATCGTGGGCGAGATCACCGACGAATACGACCAGGAGGCTCCCCGCGTGGAGCCGCTGGACGACGGATCGGTCCGGGTGACCGCCAGGCTGCCCGTGGGCGACCTGGCGGACCTGTTCGACATCGAGCTGGAGGTCGACGACGTCGAGACCGTCGGCGGCCTGCTGGCCCACGCGCTCGGCCGGGTGCCGATCGCCGGCTCCGAGGCCGTGGTGGAGGGGCTCAGCCTGACGGCGGAGAGTCTCGCCGGGCGCCGCAACCGGATCGGCACCGTCGTCGTCCGGCGGACCGCTCCGGCCGAGCCCGACTCGGTCGGGGCCTCCGCGGAGCATGACTAG
- a CDS encoding response regulator transcription factor: protein MRIVLAEDSVLLREGLIWLLGSAGMEVVAAVADADGLLRAVDEHDPDLVVTDVRMPPSHTDEGLRAALVLRRQRPGLAILVLSQYVEERYATRLLSTETSGIGYLLKDRVADVAEFLDALRRVAAGGTALDPEVVAQLLIRRHSDPLDLLTRREYEVLALIAEGRSNTGIAEALTVSEGAVGKHINNIFTKLGLSGADKDHRRVLAVLRFLKV, encoded by the coding sequence GTGCGAATAGTGCTCGCCGAGGACTCCGTCCTGCTCCGGGAGGGGCTCATCTGGCTGCTCGGCTCCGCGGGCATGGAGGTCGTGGCGGCGGTGGCCGACGCCGACGGGCTGCTGCGCGCCGTGGACGAACACGATCCCGATCTCGTGGTCACCGACGTGCGGATGCCGCCCTCGCACACCGACGAGGGCCTGCGCGCGGCACTCGTGCTCCGCCGGCAGCGACCGGGTCTGGCGATCCTGGTGCTCTCGCAGTACGTGGAGGAGCGCTACGCCACCCGGCTGCTGTCCACCGAGACCAGCGGCATCGGATACCTGCTGAAGGACCGCGTGGCCGACGTCGCCGAGTTCCTGGACGCCCTGCGCCGGGTCGCCGCCGGCGGCACGGCCCTGGACCCGGAGGTGGTCGCCCAGCTCCTGATCCGCAGGCACAGCGACCCGCTGGACCTGCTGACCCGCCGGGAGTACGAGGTGCTGGCGCTGATCGCCGAGGGCAGGTCGAACACCGGGATCGCCGAAGCCCTGACGGTCAGCGAGGGCGCCGTCGGCAAGCACATCAACAACATCTTCACCAAGCTCGGCCTCTCCGGCGCGGACAAGGACCACCGCCGGGTGCTCGCCGTACTGCGATTCCTGAAAGTGTGA
- a CDS encoding sensor histidine kinase: MTTTGLTTPWDRIHAHWSARTWLRTSHVVTGLPIALLALAVIVGLTALSVLLVWTVVVPLIALPLLFRSVPMFTRLQRARFLAFLDVDIPRAPRRPKERNPLKLLVREARTGSFWRQLAYHLLSPLINGVGFLMVIGAWAGGLVAAEFAVQGWIISESMMIAASALAAVLLLVTGPWVAHGVTALDTIAAGALLGPSRSDLLVQRVETLQESRAEVVDAADAERRRIERDLHDGAQQRLVSLAMSLGMARATLTDVPEPARRAIAQAHEEAKQALKELRDFVRGLHPAVLDDQGLDAALSGIAARAPFPVRLRVDVPERASPTIEAIAFFVVSEALTNVSKHAGASGAEVTVQRAADRLRLVIVDDGRGGARLGGGTGLRGLAQRVGSVDGTLDVDSPQGGPTAIRVELPCE; this comes from the coding sequence ATGACCACGACCGGACTGACCACCCCCTGGGACAGGATCCACGCCCACTGGTCGGCGCGGACCTGGCTGCGCACCTCACATGTGGTGACGGGCCTGCCGATCGCCCTGCTGGCCCTGGCCGTCATCGTCGGGCTGACCGCGCTGTCGGTGCTGCTGGTCTGGACCGTGGTGGTCCCGTTGATCGCGCTGCCGCTGCTGTTCCGGTCGGTGCCGATGTTCACGCGGCTGCAACGGGCCCGGTTCCTGGCCTTCCTGGACGTGGACATCCCCCGGGCGCCCCGGCGTCCCAAGGAGCGGAACCCGCTCAAGTTGCTGGTCCGGGAGGCGCGGACGGGAAGCTTCTGGCGGCAGCTCGCCTATCACCTGCTGTCACCGCTGATCAACGGGGTCGGATTCCTCATGGTGATCGGGGCCTGGGCCGGAGGTCTGGTCGCGGCCGAATTCGCCGTCCAGGGCTGGATCATCTCGGAGAGCATGATGATTGCGGCATCCGCCCTGGCAGCGGTGTTGCTGCTCGTCACCGGGCCGTGGGTGGCACACGGGGTCACCGCGCTGGACACGATCGCCGCCGGGGCCCTGCTCGGCCCCAGCCGCAGCGACCTGCTCGTCCAGCGGGTCGAGACCCTGCAGGAGAGCCGCGCCGAGGTGGTCGACGCCGCGGACGCCGAGCGCCGCCGGATCGAACGGGACCTGCACGACGGCGCCCAGCAGCGGCTGGTCTCGCTCGCGATGAGCCTGGGGATGGCCCGGGCCACGCTCACCGACGTCCCCGAGCCGGCGCGGCGGGCCATCGCGCAGGCCCACGAAGAGGCCAAGCAGGCCCTGAAGGAGCTGCGCGACTTCGTGCGCGGGCTCCACCCGGCCGTGCTCGACGACCAGGGGCTGGACGCCGCGCTGTCCGGCATCGCCGCACGGGCCCCCTTCCCCGTACGGCTCCGCGTCGACGTGCCCGAGCGCGCGTCACCGACGATCGAGGCGATCGCGTTCTTCGTGGTCTCGGAGGCACTGACCAACGTCTCCAAGCACGCCGGGGCGTCCGGCGCCGAGGTCACGGTCCAGCGGGCCGCCGACCGGCTCCGCCTGGTCATCGTCGACGACGGCCGGGGCGGCGCCCGCCTCGGCGGCGGGACGGGACTGCGCGGTCTGGCCCAGCGGGTCGGCTCGGTGGACGGGACGCTGGACGTCGACAGCCCGCAGGGCGGTCCCACGGCGATCAGGGTGGAGCTGCCGTGCGAATAG
- a CDS encoding cytidine deaminase yields the protein MPRADYPGAVSDATLDPEDNKIIVLARSARARNGAAEGAAVRDETGRTYAATNVALPSLTLSALQVAVAMAVSSGAESLEAAALVTAGDGPADADARAVREMGGKTLLVAGPDGTVRQS from the coding sequence ATGCCGCGCGCTGACTACCCTGGCGCTGTGAGTGACGCGACCCTCGACCCCGAGGACAACAAGATCATCGTTCTGGCCCGCTCCGCCCGGGCCCGCAACGGCGCCGCCGAGGGCGCCGCCGTACGCGACGAGACCGGCCGGACCTACGCGGCGACCAACGTGGCGCTGCCGTCGCTGACGCTCTCGGCGCTGCAGGTCGCCGTGGCGATGGCCGTCTCCAGCGGCGCCGAGTCCCTGGAGGCGGCCGCGCTGGTCACCGCCGGGGACGGCCCGGCCGACGCGGACGCGCGGGCGGTCCGTGAAATGGGCGGCAAGACGCTGCTGGTGGCCGGTCCCGACGGGACCGTGCGTCAGAGCTGA
- the era gene encoding GTPase Era, translating into MDDVSSSAADFHAGFACFVGRPNVGKSTLMNALVGTKVAITSSKPQTTRRVIRGIVHRPDAQLIIVDTPGLHRPRTLLGERLDSLVLSTLTEVDVIGFCVPANEPIGKGDRFIAEKLAAVKKTPVVAVVTKCDLATREQIAAQLLALSQLADFEEIVPVSAQSGEQLDVLGDVLIGRLPASPPLYEGGQLTDEPEQVLVGELIREAALEGVRDELPHSIAVVVDEMLPRQGRDDLLDIYAHMFVERPSQKAIVIGHKGSRLKDVGSRARQQIEALLGTRVYLDLRISVAKDWQRDPKQLRRLGFYD; encoded by the coding sequence ATGGATGACGTGAGTTCCTCAGCCGCTGATTTCCATGCCGGTTTCGCCTGCTTCGTCGGCCGGCCCAACGTCGGCAAATCCACGCTGATGAACGCGTTGGTCGGCACGAAGGTGGCGATCACCTCCTCCAAGCCACAGACCACCCGCCGGGTCATCCGGGGCATCGTGCACCGTCCGGACGCCCAGCTCATCATCGTGGACACGCCGGGGCTGCACCGGCCTCGCACCCTCCTGGGCGAGCGGCTGGACAGTCTGGTGCTGTCCACGCTCACCGAGGTCGACGTGATCGGGTTCTGCGTGCCCGCCAACGAGCCCATCGGCAAGGGCGACCGGTTCATCGCCGAGAAGCTCGCCGCGGTCAAGAAGACCCCGGTCGTCGCCGTGGTGACCAAGTGCGACCTGGCGACCCGCGAGCAGATCGCCGCGCAGCTGCTGGCGCTCTCCCAGCTCGCCGACTTCGAGGAGATCGTCCCGGTCTCGGCGCAGTCGGGCGAGCAGCTCGACGTGCTGGGTGACGTGCTGATCGGCCGGCTCCCCGCGAGCCCGCCGCTGTATGAGGGCGGCCAGCTCACCGACGAGCCGGAGCAGGTGCTGGTGGGCGAGCTGATCCGCGAGGCGGCGCTGGAGGGCGTCCGGGACGAGCTGCCGCACTCGATCGCGGTCGTCGTCGACGAGATGCTGCCCAGGCAGGGCCGTGACGACCTGCTCGACATCTACGCCCACATGTTCGTCGAGCGCCCGTCGCAGAAGGCCATCGTGATCGGCCACAAGGGCAGCCGGCTCAAGGACGTCGGCAGCCGGGCCCGCCAGCAGATCGAGGCGCTGCTCGGCACCCGGGTCTATCTCGACCTGCGGATCAGCGTCGCCAAGGACTGGCAGCGCGACCCCAAGCAGCTGCGCCGCCTGGGCTTCTACGACTGA
- a CDS encoding endonuclease/exonuclease/phosphatase family protein, giving the protein MRRVFMAAAAVVALSLTSTPATAEADGTLTAVSTSVKAGEPISLTYSTPRPDPKNWIGLYTDPGNGPVGETNVGPSLKWVYIPAGSGTATLPTDGLEPGNYVAYALAKDGYAWLAQPVRLRITSNESLHFVSDAIPLRNARAFKPYAATVKGLLRGDTDGLTFRKTGGPRWVTVGADGAISGTPHPSDAHRPAAVRIEARNAAGETASATAEIEARVPGAKLVPDLKAMSWNLWHGGSQVKGGREKQLKFLLDHDVDVVGMQETSSTSAKELAEALGWDYFQAGADLGIVSRYPIVSRGPLPTESGLAGATVRIRVDEQRRQDVVVWNVHLGYTPYGPYDACFGKMTQAELLARETSSRRTPQITAILAAMQPDLKDAGQTPVLLTGDFNAPSHLDWTRATNRCGYDSVAWPTSVLPEKAGLKDSFRVANPDPVAVPGTTWSPIYPTFTGGYGHDAHKGEPEPQDRIDFVHYAGKLGVTDSRTLVEGTPTAIPNHRDNAWTSDHAAVLTTFRMR; this is encoded by the coding sequence ATGCGCCGGGTATTCATGGCGGCGGCAGCCGTGGTGGCACTCAGCCTGACGAGCACGCCCGCCACGGCCGAGGCCGACGGCACCCTCACCGCCGTCTCGACGTCGGTGAAAGCCGGCGAGCCGATCAGCCTCACATACTCCACTCCTCGCCCCGACCCGAAGAACTGGATCGGGCTGTACACCGACCCCGGCAACGGGCCCGTCGGCGAGACCAACGTCGGCCCCTCCCTGAAATGGGTCTACATCCCGGCGGGCAGCGGCACCGCGACGCTGCCCACCGACGGCCTCGAACCCGGGAACTACGTCGCCTACGCCTTGGCCAAGGACGGCTACGCCTGGCTCGCCCAGCCGGTCAGACTGCGGATCACGAGCAACGAGTCGCTGCACTTCGTCAGCGATGCCATCCCCTTGCGCAACGCCCGCGCGTTCAAGCCGTACGCCGCCACCGTCAAGGGTCTGCTGCGTGGCGACACCGACGGCCTGACCTTCCGCAAGACCGGCGGCCCTCGCTGGGTCACCGTCGGCGCGGACGGCGCGATCTCCGGCACGCCCCACCCCTCCGACGCGCACCGGCCCGCGGCGGTGAGGATCGAGGCGCGCAACGCCGCCGGGGAGACCGCGTCGGCGACCGCCGAGATCGAAGCGAGGGTTCCGGGCGCCAAGCTCGTACCCGACCTCAAGGCGATGAGCTGGAACCTGTGGCACGGCGGCAGCCAGGTCAAGGGCGGCCGTGAGAAGCAGCTGAAGTTCCTGCTCGACCACGACGTGGACGTGGTGGGCATGCAGGAGACCTCGTCCACCTCGGCCAAGGAGCTCGCCGAGGCGCTGGGCTGGGACTACTTCCAGGCCGGTGCCGACCTGGGCATCGTCAGCCGCTACCCGATCGTGTCACGGGGCCCGCTCCCCACCGAGTCGGGCCTGGCCGGGGCCACCGTCAGGATCCGGGTGGACGAACAGCGCAGGCAGGACGTCGTCGTCTGGAACGTCCACCTCGGCTACACCCCCTACGGCCCCTACGACGCCTGCTTCGGGAAGATGACCCAGGCCGAGTTGCTCGCCCGCGAGACTTCCTCCCGCCGCACCCCGCAGATCACCGCGATCCTGGCGGCCATGCAGCCTGACCTCAAGGACGCCGGGCAGACCCCGGTCCTGCTGACCGGCGACTTCAATGCCCCCTCCCACCTGGACTGGACGCGCGCGACCAACCGCTGCGGCTACGACTCCGTGGCCTGGCCCACTTCGGTCCTCCCTGAGAAGGCCGGGCTGAAGGACTCCTTCCGCGTCGCCAACCCCGACCCGGTCGCCGTCCCCGGCACCACCTGGTCACCGATCTACCCGACCTTCACCGGCGGCTACGGTCACGACGCGCACAAGGGCGAGCCCGAGCCGCAGGACCGGATCGACTTCGTGCACTACGCGGGCAAGCTCGGCGTCACCGACTCCCGCACCCTGGTCGAGGGCACGCCCACGGCCATCCCCAACCACCGTGACAACGCCTGGACCTCCGACCACGCCGCGGTCCTCACCACTTTCCGCATGCGCTGA